The Candidatus Epulonipiscium sp. DNA segment TAGGTGATACTGTAGAATTTGGGGGACTTCTAGGCTATGCACCTATTATGGCTGTTAATCATTTTAGCTGTAAGGATTTTATTCATAGGGGAGGAAGAATACCTGCACCTATTCATAGTTTTAAAAATTAAATAAGGGGTTTAATTAAGCAAAACCAGGTCTAAAATATATAGTATAATAGACTTGGTTTTTGTTATGATATCTATGATAAAGGAAGGAAGATAATATGAATAATAAGTTGGAAGGATTAGAACCTAGAAGCCTATGGTATTACTTTGAAAAGATTAGCCAAATACCTAGGGGCTCAGGTAATGAAAAAGGCATTAGTGATTACTTAGTTAGGTTTGCACAGGAAAATAAATTATGGGTTATGCAGGATAAAGCTTTAAATATTATCATCAAAAAGCCTGGGACTAAAGATTATGAAAATGCTCCTACTGTAATACTTCAAGGACATATGGACATGGTATGTGAAAAAGATGAAGATGTAGAACATGACTTCTTAAAAGATCCTCTACGATTAAAAGTTAAAGGAGATTTTGTTTTTGCTGAGGGCACGACATTAGGAGCGGATAATGGAATTGCCGTGGCATATAGTTTAGCACTTCTAGCCTCAAAAGATATTCCCCATCCACCTTTGGAGGTTATTATCACAACTGAAGAAGAAACAGGAATGGAAGGCGCAGCCAAACTAGACGCGTCCTTATTAACGGGCAAAATACTTATCAATATGGATTCGGAGGAAGAGGGAGAATTTTTGGTTAGTTGCGCAGGGGGTGGACGTACTCACTTAGTACTAAAACCAAATTGGATTAATGAAGAAAAAAAAGCTCCTGTATATTCTATTCAAATAAGAAAATTAAGGGGTGGTCATTCAGGACAAGAAATAGATAAAGAAAGAGGTAATGCCAATAAAATGATGGGAAGGATTCTCACAGGTATCCAAGAGCAAATCCCCTTTAATCTAATATCTATTAATGGAGGGGCAAAGGACAATGTTATTTCAAGAGAAACCGATGCTATCATTCAAATTGAAGAAGAATATATAGATAAACTCACCAACTATATTAAAGAGTGGAATGATATATTTAGAAATGAATATAGAATTTCCGATCCTGAAGTTGTAGTAAAATTAGAATTCATAAGGGAAATGACCCATAGGTATTTATCAGAAGATACTAAGAAAAAAGCAATTACGGTACTTACTCTAATTCCTAATGGCATACAGTCTATGAGTATGGACATAAAAGGATTAGTAGAAAGCTCTACTAATTTAGGAGTTGTAACCACCGATAAAGATGAAATACGTTTTATAAGCGCCGTTAGAAGTTCAGTCAAAAGCCGTAAGGAGTTTATTATGAAACAGACAAAAATACTTGCTGATATGATAGGAGCAGATTATTTTACAAAGGGTGAATATCCAGAATGGCAATATGTGTCTGATTCTAAAATACGAGGTATTTTTGAGGAAGTCTACGAGAATATGTATGGTAATAAACCAAAAATAAATGCAATACATGCAGGGGTGGAATGTGGATTTTTTGCTGAAAAAATAAAAGGAATCGACATCATTTCTATGGGTCCTAATATGTGGGATATTCATACCCCAAATGAAAAATTAAGTATATCCTCTGCTAACAGAACCTGGGAATTCCTACTTGCAGTTTTAAAGAAAATAAGATAATTTTACAGCTATATTGTACTACGGCATTAAGGAGTGCATAATTATAAATTCACTTATGAAGAAAGATGTGATAAGAATGAGATTGCCGTGGGATAAACAATATTTAAAAATATCATTCCACGTTATATTTACACTGATAGTGATATTTGGGATAGGTATTCTTATTAAAAATATTATTCCTATAACTGTAAGTATAAGTTTAATTATCTCAAAAATACTTTCGATACTATCCCCTTTTTTTCTGGGGATAGCCATCGCCTATTTACTTGATCCTTTAGTAAATAATTATCAAGATATTGTGGTAGAGCCCATATGCCAGAAAATAAAGGATAGGAAACTATCCACTAAAAAAACAAAGAATATAAGAGAGAAAGTAAAAAAAGAAGATACAAGAACATGCTCTACATTACTTACTTATACTACGGTTATATTTGTGATTGTACTAATGGGAGCATTTGTTTCCACTAGCTTTGGAAATCACAAGGGCTTTAGGAATATGGATAATGTAGTTATCGGCATTAGGACATATGCAAATTCTTTTAATGATATGATCTATAGTGTACAACAAAGCTTAGAGAAAATGGGATTTTTGCAGGAAGCAGAAAATATAGTTGAAGAGTTTACATCAAAAATTGGAGGCATTGTACAAAATACCAGTGCAAAGATAATAGAAGGAATTACAAAGGCGGGAAACAAAGTAGTAGATTTTGCAATGGCATTGGTTATTTCGTTTTATTTATTGAAAGATAAGAAAAAATTTATAAATTTTACTAATAAGTTTTTAGAAACTTTTATTCCTGATAGGGTTTATAAAAACTTTAAAAGTTTTTGGGTTGATGTGGATTATGTTTTATCAGGATATATAAGGGGACAATTAATGGACTCTTTTATCATGGGTGTACTCATTGGAATAAGTGTTGCAATCATTGGGATTGACTTTCCTATTATTATAGGAATAATAGCAGGAATATCTAATATTATCCCTTATTTTGGGCCGATAATAGGGATGATACCGGCAGCTTTAATGGGCTTAATAAGTGGTAATCCGATGAAAGCTTTGTATGCAGTAATTACACTTTTTATTCTACAGCAAATCGACGGAGCAATCATCGCTCCAAAAATTGTAGGGGAAAGTGTAGATGTTCATCCTGTTGCTATTGTAGTAGCCATTATAGCTGGAGGCTCTTTGTTTGGTCTAGTAGGAATGCTTTTGGCAGTACCTGTTGCAGCACTTTTAAAACTAATATTCATCAGATATATAGATAGTAAAGCACAAGAGAAATCGGGATAGTAGTCTTATCCCGATTTCTCAAATCCATATTTTATTATACTAGTTGAACCCTATGAAATACTTTTTTTCCCTTTTGAATCATTATACCATCCTCTTTGAAGTCAGTTAATTGCACCCGATGGTCAATGTCTATAATTTTATTTTCTTCTATTTTGATACCACCTTGAAAAACCAAGCGGCGACCTTCAGAACGGGATTGGATGAGTTCAGTTTTTTGAAGAAGGGTTAAAATATCAATACCCTCCTTAAATTCAATTCTTGAAATCTCAGTAGTAGGAATAGAGCCACCCTTAGTGCCACCACTAAAAAGGGCTTTTGCTGCAGTCTCTGCCTTTTTTGCCTCTTCTTCCCCATGAACTATTTTTGTAACTTCAAAGGCTAAAACTTCTTTTGCCCTATTTATTTCTGCTCCTTCTAGGGAACTGAGCTTGTTTACTTCATCCATAGGAAGGAAGGTAAGAAGTGATAGGCATTTTTTAACATCTGCATCGGCAATATTTCTCCAGTATTGGTAGAAGTCATAAGGGGAGGTCTTTTCGGAATCTAACCATATGGCTCCTGATTCAGTTTTACCCATTTTATTTCCTTCGCTGGTAGTAAGGAGGGTAAAGGTCATACCAAAGGAATCATCATTGCCTATGCGGCGGATTAACTCTACGCCTCCTAGGATATTAGACCATTGATCATTTCCACCTAATTGTAATTTACAGTTATATCTTCTATATAACTCTAGGAAATCGTAGGATTGCATAAGAGTATAATTGAATTCTAGGAAGGAAAGACCTTTTTCCATTCGAGCCTTATAACTTTCAAAGGTAAGCATTCTATTTACAGAAAAATGAACTCCAATTTCTCTTAAAAAAGAGATATAGTTTAAATTAAGAAGCCAATCAGCATTATTAACCATAATGGCTTTATCTTCTCCAAATTCAATAAACTTAGAAAGCTGTTTTTTAAAACAATTGGAATTATGGTTCACAGTTTCTTCTGTCATCATTTTTCTCATATCAGACTTACCGGTAGGGTCACCTATCATACCCGTACCCCCACCAATAAGGGCAATAGGTCTATGTCCCGCTCTTTGCATATGCGCCATAGCCATAATTGTGACAAAATGACCTACATGCAGACTATCGGCAGTAGGATCAAAGCCTATATAAAAAGTCACTGATTCTCTTCCTAACAATTCTCTTATTTCACTTTCATGGGTTGTTTGTTGTATAAATCCTCTCTCGTTTAGAACATCAAATGCATTCCTCATAATAATTACTCCTTTTTAATAATTTTACAAATAAAAAGACCCCTCGTCTTATAATTATAAGGACGAGAGGGCCCGTGGTACCACCTTAATTCATATACTTTAAACAAAAGCATACCTTAACTCTATAACGGGGAGAACCGTCAGATTATCTGATGTTTAAGGGGTGTAATTCGTGTATTCATGTACTGCAAATCTTTCACCGGCCGATTTGCTCTCTTGAATTGTAACCATGAAAAACTACTGCGGATTTTGTACAATCCATTTACCCTATCATTACATTTCTAGTATGATTGTATGTTATAATATCACAAACCTTAAATAAACTCAAGAAAAACCGTAGGCCCATTAAAAAATCATTATTTTGAGCCATGTTTTGAGCCATCATTCCTCTGATATTATCATGGAATACTAGCGGCTGAGCGCTCTGAGCATAGCGAAGGAACTCAGGATGGAGTTATGCCTCTGCAATTTTAACAATCACTGCCACAGCTTTTTTCATAGCATCAGTGGAGATATATTCATACCTCCCATGAAAATTATCTCCCCCAGTGAAAATATTAGGGCAAGGCAGTCCCATAAAAGACAATCTAGCACCATCTGTACCGCCGCGAATAGGCTTCACCCTAGGCTCAATTCCTACTGATTTCATAGCATTAAAGGCCCTATCTACTATTTCCATTTTACCTTCTAGTTTTTCTTTCATGTTAAAATATTGATCTCTTAATTCTAATACTGCCGTATGGACTCCATAGGTATCATTAATTTTTTTAACAGCCTCTTCCATAAAAGTTTTACGTTTTTTAAAATCAACCATATCGAAATCTCTAATAATGTAAACTAACTCAGTCTTTTCTACATCACCATTAAAATTGTTAAGATGATAAAAACCTTCATATCCTTCAGTATGGGCAGGGGTTTCGTGCTCAGGGAAGAGATGAGCAAATTCAGTACCTATTAGGACGGCATTTTTCATCTTGTACTTTGCAGTTCCGGGATGGATATTTTGGCCATGTATTGTAATTTTGGCTTGGGCTGCGTTGAAATTTTCATATTGTAGCTCCCCTAATAAACCTCCATCAATAGTATATGCAAAATCGGCATCAAACTTTTTAACATCAAACAAATCAGCACCTCGCCCAATTTCCTCATCGGGGGTAAAGGCGATACGGATTTTACCATGTTTAATTTCAGGATGGTTATTTAGATACTCCATGGCGGTGAGAATTTCCGCAATCCCTGCTTTATCATCGGCGCCTAGTAGGGTTGTCCCATCTGTTGTAATAAGGGTATGACCAATATAATTTTTTAGCTCTGGAAAAACTCTTGAAGACAAGATGATATTGTTTTCTTGATTTAGTATAAT contains these protein-coding regions:
- a CDS encoding tyrosine--tRNA ligase, with product MRNAFDVLNERGFIQQTTHESEIRELLGRESVTFYIGFDPTADSLHVGHFVTIMAMAHMQRAGHRPIALIGGGTGMIGDPTGKSDMRKMMTEETVNHNSNCFKKQLSKFIEFGEDKAIMVNNADWLLNLNYISFLREIGVHFSVNRMLTFESYKARMEKGLSFLEFNYTLMQSYDFLELYRRYNCKLQLGGNDQWSNILGGVELIRRIGNDDSFGMTFTLLTTSEGNKMGKTESGAIWLDSEKTSPYDFYQYWRNIADADVKKCLSLLTFLPMDEVNKLSSLEGAEINRAKEVLAFEVTKIVHGEEEAKKAETAAKALFSGGTKGGSIPTTEISRIEFKEGIDILTLLQKTELIQSRSEGRRLVFQGGIKIEENKIIDIDHRVQLTDFKEDGIMIQKGKKVFHRVQLV
- a CDS encoding AI-2E family transporter; this translates as MRLPWDKQYLKISFHVIFTLIVIFGIGILIKNIIPITVSISLIISKILSILSPFFLGIAIAYLLDPLVNNYQDIVVEPICQKIKDRKLSTKKTKNIREKVKKEDTRTCSTLLTYTTVIFVIVLMGAFVSTSFGNHKGFRNMDNVVIGIRTYANSFNDMIYSVQQSLEKMGFLQEAENIVEEFTSKIGGIVQNTSAKIIEGITKAGNKVVDFAMALVISFYLLKDKKKFINFTNKFLETFIPDRVYKNFKSFWVDVDYVLSGYIRGQLMDSFIMGVLIGISVAIIGIDFPIIIGIIAGISNIIPYFGPIIGMIPAALMGLISGNPMKALYAVITLFILQQIDGAIIAPKIVGESVDVHPVAIVVAIIAGGSLFGLVGMLLAVPVAALLKLIFIRYIDSKAQEKSG
- a CDS encoding aminoacyl-histidine dipeptidase, whose translation is MNNKLEGLEPRSLWYYFEKISQIPRGSGNEKGISDYLVRFAQENKLWVMQDKALNIIIKKPGTKDYENAPTVILQGHMDMVCEKDEDVEHDFLKDPLRLKVKGDFVFAEGTTLGADNGIAVAYSLALLASKDIPHPPLEVIITTEEETGMEGAAKLDASLLTGKILINMDSEEEGEFLVSCAGGGRTHLVLKPNWINEEKKAPVYSIQIRKLRGGHSGQEIDKERGNANKMMGRILTGIQEQIPFNLISINGGAKDNVISRETDAIIQIEEEYIDKLTNYIKEWNDIFRNEYRISDPEVVVKLEFIREMTHRYLSEDTKKKAITVLTLIPNGIQSMSMDIKGLVESSTNLGVVTTDKDEIRFISAVRSSVKSRKEFIMKQTKILADMIGADYFTKGEYPEWQYVSDSKIRGIFEEVYENMYGNKPKINAIHAGVECGFFAEKIKGIDIISMGPNMWDIHTPNEKLSISSANRTWEFLLAVLKKIR
- the pepT gene encoding peptidase T, giving the protein MDKVVKRFLKYVKYSTTSDESSSTCPSTKTQLDFAKTLAEECFDLGLKEVEVDENGYVMATLPSNTKKETKTIGFISHMDTSPDMIGKNINPQIIKDYDGRDIILNQENNIILSSRVFPELKNYIGHTLITTDGTTLLGADDKAGIAEILTAMEYLNNHPEIKHGKIRIAFTPDEEIGRGADLFDVKKFDADFAYTIDGGLLGELQYENFNAAQAKITIHGQNIHPGTAKYKMKNAVLIGTEFAHLFPEHETPAHTEGYEGFYHLNNFNGDVEKTELVYIIRDFDMVDFKKRKTFMEEAVKKINDTYGVHTAVLELRDQYFNMKEKLEGKMEIVDRAFNAMKSVGIEPRVKPIRGGTDGARLSFMGLPCPNIFTGGDNFHGRYEYISTDAMKKAVAVIVKIAEA